The following is a genomic window from Bacteroidia bacterium.
TGCGGTCAATCCGCTCCACGCGCGCGCTGCCGCCCAGGCCCGTCCGGGGTATGGTAAAATCAATCGGCTCACCGGGCGCGATCAGCCCGAGATCGGGGAGCTCGATGGGCACGACGAGCAATTGCTCCGTGATGTCCGATATGACGAGCAGTGTGTCCACTGCCCAGGACGAGCGCTGCACGCCGCTCACCGGCGTAATGAAGGTGTTCTGACGCATGAGACCGCGGAGTTTCTCCAGCTGGTCCCGCAGGGAGAGCGCGTTGGCTTCCGCGGCGCGCACGTCTTCGGGTTTCAGGCCGGTGCTTGCGGTGCGCAGTCCCGCTTCCGCCAGTTCCACATTGATGCGGAGTTGCCGGAGCCGATCCGCCGATATCTCGAACAGTTCATCGGAAATCGTGTTTTTACTGTGCAGCTCGGTCTGCCGGGCGTGAATTTTTTCCTGCTCGTCGCGCGCGGCCTTCGCGAAGGCGAGCCGCTGCCGGGCCTCCTCGATCAGCGACGCCTTCTCTCCGCTGCGCGCGGAGGCGACGGTCGCCTCGGCGACGGACAAAGCGCCTTCCAATGCGGAAATCTGCTGCATCAGCGCGTACGACACTATCCATCCCACCGTGTCGCCGCGCAGCACTTCGCCTCCGCGCAGGCGCTCGGAGAGCACGAAACTCATGGCGTCTCCGCGGTCCACCTGCGTCATGGTGCAGTGCTCCACCGCGCCGCTGCGATTGTCGCGCAGCAGCGAAACGATCTGTCCGTTGTCCGTGCGCAGCAATACCCATTCCCGGGCGGACGCGACACTGCCGCGCACGCTGAGCGAGCGGGGGATATCCACCGGCAGCAGGAGCACGACGACGATGAGCAGGACAATTGCCGCGATGATGGAATATGTTCTTCGGCTGATCTGGAGCATGATGGTACTGTCTGTGAGCGGGCGCGCCTGTGCGATGCCCGCGGTGCTTCGGCTCTTATTCGCCCATGACGACGAGTTTGTGTGTGCGCATACCGGCTGCGCTGTACAGACGACACAGGTACATGCCGCCCGGGACTTTTGCGCCCTGTGTATCCGTCCCGTCCCATGCCGCTTCCCACGTGCCGGGGCCGTTCGCTTCGCGGTCGAAGCGGGCGACTTCGCGTCCTGTGACGTCATGAATGCTGATGCGCACGGGACCGGCTTTCGCCACAGTGTAGGTCAGCACGGTGTGTCCCGAGAAGGGATTCGGATAATTCCGGATGCTGAAGTCAGCGATTTGCGTTTCACCGCCATCCGCGCTCGTGGTGTGCAGCGCCTTGAGGCCGGGATAATCGGGTGCATAGCGCAGCACGCGGGCGGTTTCGCGGCCGGTGTTGTAGGACCAGACGACCTCTCCGGAGGGCGTCACTTCCAGGAAGCGTCCTTTCGTGGCTTCGGAGATCAGCGTGTTGCCGTTGGGCAGGCGCTGATTGCCTCCGAGATGATTGGAGAAAAACGCGGTGCTGTTCGAATACGTCCACGCGGGTGTGGCGGGTCCGAACGCGGCGCCGCTTTCAAGAACGTAATTCCCCTGCGCATCACGCGGCGGTGTCAGTTCGGTGATGATGGAAGCCCTCGCTCGTGCGTTGTTGTTGAAAGCGAGAATGTTTCCTTCTCCCGGCAGTCCCTTCGGGACCCACCACGGGCAGTGCACCACATCGAACACGGCGCTGCCGCTTCTGCCGTAGTTCGCGGGCCTGCCCCAGCGGTAGAGGATGTCGCCGCCCTTGCCGCGTCGTCCCCCTGTGTTGCCGGCCGCTTCCTCCGTCGTCGTGCTGTGGTCAATGACCCACAGTTCACTCTGATTATGTGAAGTGATGACGATTTCGTCCCGATCCGGATTGTAGCTGATGCCGTTGACGTGCAGCCAATCCGCCGCCGACGGACCGAAACCGAGACTCGGCAGATTGACGTTCAGACGGCCGGGATGCTCGGATATCACTCCGTAATTCGGTTTGGCGGGATCTCTGTCCTGCACGAGATGGTCCCAGGCATGCCATTTCCACACGATCTCCCCGCCGCTCGGTCGGATGGGACGGACTTCCACGATGTGATCCGGCCACAGCGCCGCGTTCGTTGTGCGTCCCTTTGCCACGGCTTCGGCCGCGGATTTCACTTCATACGCGATCAGCAGAATGTTGCCGTTGGGCAGGGGCTCGATGTCGTGATGCGCGATATACGTTGCGCTGGAATAGGTGAATTCCCACACGACATTGCCAGTCCAGGTAATTTCCTGTATCAGTCCGGAGTACGCCGGTGCCTGCAATTGCGCGTTCGGCACTGTGGCGGGACGCAAAAGGTTGCCGTTTTCCAGAAGGTAGGCGCAATAGCCGCCGCTGCGCGCGTTCTGCCAGGTATGCACGACCTCATTCTTCATATTGATCAGGTACGTCGTCCTGCTGTTGTTCGGATTGTAGAGCGTGTAACCTTCCCACGCGCTGATCTGGCCCTGCGCCGGGATGCAGACTGCAAGAAAAAGTACGGAAATATATGTGAAGATCGAGATGCGAGACATGTGACGGAGGAAAATCGTACTCATCGGCGAATCCTCGTGATACGGTGTGATTGTGGCGGGGTTGCGTTCAAATGTGCGATCATGTCAACGGAGTTTGAGCACCTTGGTGCCGCTGCTGAAAAAGGAAGCATCGCCGCCTCCCGAAACGCGTAATTTCCAGATGAAGCTGCCCGACGGGAGCGTAGCAGCGGGAGCAGCGGTCTCATGCAATCCGGGTGTGAACCAGCCCAGAGCGTGGTCGAACACTATCCTGCCGGCCATGTCCACGGCGAGCAGCGACACGGCGCCGCCGTACAGTAATTGGAAACGCAGCATGCCCGCATCCGTGGCGGGATTGGGATAGACGTCGAAGAGCAGTATCGGATTGTTCGGGAGCACCGCGCCGGAGCCGCCGGCGAGATACGCGTCCGCCTGGGCGATGACGCGCTCACTGCGGAGCTTTGCGAAGCGCAGCAGTCCCGGAATAGTCATGTTGATGCCGACCACAACATCTTTTTCTATATTGTCCAGGAACTGCTGATAGCTGTACAGTTTGTGGGGATCCGCTTGTACCAGAGGATCGAGAAAGGTCTTCCAGTGCAGTACCCGCGTGGTCATGGAATCGAGGGACAGCGGGCCCTGCGCAAGCGCCCGAATGTAGCGCAGGTACTCGGAACGCAGAGAATCGTTTTCCAGAATGCGCGCGAAGGCGGGACGTTTTTCGAGAGAGGGAATGGAGAGAATGTCTTGCGTGATGACATTCCAGTTGTTGCTGTACGCGCCGAAGGCTTCGTTCGCATCCCAGGGAATGAACACGAAGCGTCCCGTGCTCTCATCGTCGTAGAGATAGAAGTTGCGTCCCGATCCGGTATAGCTGTCGAAATGCGACGCAGCCATGTTGAAGGCGTTCATGCGGATGCAGTTCCCGAGATCGAGCAGGGCGCCGGCGCGCTCGACGAAATGCGCGCCGGCGGTATGGTTGACGACGTCAATCATGGCCACAAGGCGCGACCAGTCGTTGGTGCTTTCATTCGTCTTGAGTTCGAATTCGCGCTCGTACTGCTCGCCGCCGTCGCCGCGGTACTCCAGCGTGGCGCCGTTATCCGCCGCTTTGTAGAGATTGAAGTCGTTATCCTCGAAATGTCGGGACAGAAATTTCTTGTCCACCTGCTCAACCTGCGTGTACAGACCAAGCAGGGCGCCATCCACCGAAAGTGTCGCGAAAGCGGCGCGGGGCGAGGGGAGAATGGTGCGGAGAATGTCGTAGGCGAGTTTCTCGCGCATGAAGCTGGGATCCTTCACCCCGTTGGAGAAATTCAGGCGCGTGATGCCGAAGCAGCTCTGTTTGCTGCGGTATTCGTCGAACTTGAGCTTGAACGGTTTCTTGGGCGTGCTGCGCGACTGCACGAACGACGAGTTGCCCTTGTAGCGCACACCCACGCTGTCGAACACCATGCCGTGGTACTCCACTCGGGCGGGGATGTACTCTTCGTCCTGATTGTAGTAGTACAGCAGACTGTCCTGCCAATGCTCCGTATAGAAATGAATGTTGAATTCGTGCACCACCGTGTCGTCGAAGAGCATCGCCGAGGAATCCGCTTCCTGCGCGCAGGCAACGGATGCGGTGAGGCCGATGACAAGAAGGTGGAGAAGAGCTTTCATGAATGACTCGTTTTACGTACGCCGGATTTACTGCGCGTTGCGCACGGTACGGAAGCCGATGAAATTGAACAGATAATCCGGCGTGCTGAAGCTTCGGTTCGACGCGCGGAGGTATGCGGCGTCGTTACCCCAGCTGCCCCCACGCAATGCGTGCCAGTTGCCTGCCGTCGGACCGGAGGGATCCGTCCCCGGACTCCCTGCATAATAGGTTTCGTCGTACCAGTCGTGGCACCATTCCCAGAGATTGCCGTGCATGTCGTGCAGGCCGTAGGCATTGGCCTTTCTCGACGCGACGCGTCGCGTACCGAAATCAGGTGAGTCGGAGCTGAGATTCCAGGAATTCCCCGCCCAGACGGAAT
Proteins encoded in this region:
- a CDS encoding CotH kinase family protein, with protein sequence MKALLHLLVIGLTASVACAQEADSSAMLFDDTVVHEFNIHFYTEHWQDSLLYYYNQDEEYIPARVEYHGMVFDSVGVRYKGNSSFVQSRSTPKKPFKLKFDEYRSKQSCFGITRLNFSNGVKDPSFMREKLAYDILRTILPSPRAAFATLSVDGALLGLYTQVEQVDKKFLSRHFEDNDFNLYKAADNGATLEYRGDGGEQYEREFELKTNESTNDWSRLVAMIDVVNHTAGAHFVERAGALLDLGNCIRMNAFNMAASHFDSYTGSGRNFYLYDDESTGRFVFIPWDANEAFGAYSNNWNVITQDILSIPSLEKRPAFARILENDSLRSEYLRYIRALAQGPLSLDSMTTRVLHWKTFLDPLVQADPHKLYSYQQFLDNIEKDVVVGINMTIPGLLRFAKLRSERVIAQADAYLAGGSGAVLPNNPILLFDVYPNPATDAGMLRFQLLYGGAVSLLAVDMAGRIVFDHALGWFTPGLHETAAPAATLPSGSFIWKLRVSGGGDASFFSSGTKVLKLR
- a CDS encoding aryl-sulfate sulfotransferase: MSTIFLRHMSRISIFTYISVLFLAVCIPAQGQISAWEGYTLYNPNNSRTTYLINMKNEVVHTWQNARSGGYCAYLLENGNLLRPATVPNAQLQAPAYSGLIQEITWTGNVVWEFTYSSATYIAHHDIEPLPNGNILLIAYEVKSAAEAVAKGRTTNAALWPDHIVEVRPIRPSGGEIVWKWHAWDHLVQDRDPAKPNYGVISEHPGRLNVNLPSLGFGPSAADWLHVNGISYNPDRDEIVITSHNQSELWVIDHSTTTEEAAGNTGGRRGKGGDILYRWGRPANYGRSGSAVFDVVHCPWWVPKGLPGEGNILAFNNNARARASIITELTPPRDAQGNYVLESGAAFGPATPAWTYSNSTAFFSNHLGGNQRLPNGNTLISEATKGRFLEVTPSGEVVWSYNTGRETARVLRYAPDYPGLKALHTTSADGGETQIADFSIRNYPNPFSGHTVLTYTVAKAGPVRISIHDVTGREVARFDREANGPGTWEAAWDGTDTQGAKVPGGMYLCRLYSAAGMRTHKLVVMGE